TTTTGAGGTTTCTCTATAATGTCTTCTAATGTACAAAGACACAATTCTAATGCAATGTATAAAAATTTCTCAGATTCAGAACTTTGTGAACAAAAATAACGTACAACATTAGGATGATCATCAGATTCTTGTAATAACCGCACTTCATGATTGGCAATATCATAAAAATCAAGTAACATTCTTTTAACAGCTACTGGTCGATTCTCAAATGTACCTTGGAAAACAACCGTTCCATGTGAACCATAACCAAGAATCTTATCGGATATAACGagattattttcaatttgaagTTTCTTTCTTGATTTAACAGCAGGTAATGAACTAGGTGGAATCAAACTCTTAGTAGTGATAATCTCTTCGTCAACTGATTCTTCATTTTGTGGTTGATCTTCTTGATCATCATCTCCAttagttttcaatttattgttCTTACGTGCTCCACCTCGTCTTCCTCCACGACTACCTCTTTTCCGTTTCTTTTTCGGTGTTGTTTCTTCCTTATCATCATTACTTTCCGTTATGGTAGCTACATCGGTTTCAGTTTGCTGGTCTGGTTCAGACTCAAGATCAAGATCAGTTTCTGGTTCAACAATCACAACTTTTTTCGactttttcttatttttggggtcagtttcaatttctggAGACAGTGACTTGGTTTTAGTGTCAACAACCAATGTATCATTGTTATCTTGTTTAACTTCGATAACGTCAGTTGTTTTTTCGTCGATTTCTTTAATCTTCTTGTCAACTGGTCTGTTGTCGGTTGCCGAAGGTATATTATTGGAGACTAATGACATAGGTGCTTCAACAAcgatttctttttcttgttgcagttgcagttgttgtttttcttcatctaatTCATGTTGTTGCTTTGTGAATTGTCCAAGTACTTTTTTCACaatattgtttgatttacCAAAAGTCATTAACAATACAAATAAAACTATCAACACTGCCAAATCCTCAATGATTCTTCTCATAATACCTGAGCTAGTAACATTGGAATTATCAAACCTCAGTGTATCTTGATTATGGTGCAGATTGCCCTGTTGTTCCAATTGATTGTCTTTTGAAGGTTCAATCAAGAGAATCTCCGATGtcaaaattgataatcttGATGGGAACTTTAATCCACCAATGATATCAGGAACACCACCATTATTTTTCGTCCTTTCCGCTGATGACTGTTCGtctttatcatcattaccaGTTCCGTCACCAATCCTCTTAATATCATCCATCGGAGAATGGAATCTTTCAAATGGTTGATACGAATTTTCTGGtgataattcaaatacTCTATGAATACCGGAAATTAAAtgttcaatattttcattcGAATTATTAACAATCTGAAAATTCTCAATATAATCAACTGAATattctttatcattattattaatgtttATGCCAGcataatatttatttaaaatttcttgatattttgaaatagGTGCACTTTTAATTAATGTTGgataatttttaaaactCATAGCAACCCATTGGTCATTGAGGTGGTCTTTTGTACTACCAGTACTGATACTCAGAGTTTTATTCACAAACACcatattttgattattaatatcatttgATTGCAAATCATTCAATACTTTTAAAGGATGgggtaataataaataatcatttGTTTTGGCACTATTACTGAAAACATCAAAAATACTAACGGGTAACCCTGGTAATTTGCTTATCCATATAGGAGTACCAAtatctttatttattgCCAATAAAGAACGATCATGGAATGGTGTGAAATATATCTTGTCTAATGATTGTTGGTTTTGCAAAATCAAATCGTTATCAATATTGTTAGGCACCCATTGTGAATAAGTGACATTCCACATGACATCACTGTTTGATTTAGAATGGATCGACAATTCATATGTTGTTTTACCAATCATTATTGTATCATCAGCGTTAAATGCAGTTTCTGGAGGTAGTGTCGATCTCGGTATGGGACATTCATCAGTATTACCAAACGATGACTTTATTTCACCAGTATGAATGTTGATATTATATAGTGATGTCTTTCTAGTACCAGTATATATTTTATCGTCACCACTCAATGTAAAAGGTGATTCCATTACTAGATCTTTGATACTGGTGggtaatttatttaaaccaaatttAGGTGTGAAATAATATAGGGTACCATCCTCATAAGGTTCAACAAACCAAAGAATATTATGTGCTGCTGATTTGTCTTTGATGtttgattgaattttgaCAAGTGGTTCATCTATAGGTAACGACCAAATTAGATTACCATCATCACGATTAACACAATGTAATGAGCCATTAATGTCACTGagtaatattatattattcaaatccCAATCGTCTAACGATCGTTCAGCTAAAGGTTGTAGTGATGCAGATGTGTATATGTTGTTAGTAGGAGTAGCTGGATTGTATGGTTGATCCTGTcgttgtcgttgttgttgttgctgttgttgctgctgttgctcTTGAGGAGATAAATATCTGGTGGTGATCCGCTCTAGTCGAGGCGAAGCAATAATCGACACTATGAGTACTGATATTATATatgaaatgaaatagaataaatgcatttttttttttttgaaggAAAAACAAAGTCTTGAACTATACAGactaatgaattgaatatgAAAATATGAAAGGTGATTCCTTAggcaaaataataaaaagactataatgaaatgaaagaagaattccttctgtttttttttttttgtccttctttctttctttgtcCTTGGGAAgttataatttaaaaaaaaaaaaggttaaGTAAAAGTTTGGGTTTAAAATAGTATTTGAACTCTTTCTCTCTCActatattttattttagttTGCTTTTCTTTGTAGAGTGTAAtgtgaaaaagaaaaaattttcttctttcttctttgtttggCTTCCTTAAATTTCAGTCcactcactcactcactcactcaACTCCTATTCTTGA
This is a stretch of genomic DNA from Candida dubliniensis CD36 chromosome 1, complete sequence. It encodes these proteins:
- a CDS encoding serine/threonine protein kinase/endoribonuclease, putative (deleted EC_number 2.7.1.37;~Similar to C. albicans IRE1;~Similar to S. cerevisiae IRE1), which encodes MHLFYFISYIISVLIVSIIASPRLERITTRYLSPQEQQQQQQQQQQRQRQDQPYNPATPTNNIYTSASLQPLAERSLDDWDLNNIILLSDINGSLHCVNRDDGNLIWSLPIDEPLVKIQSNIKDKSAAHNILWFVEPYEDGTLYYFTPKFGLNKLPTSIKDLVMESPFTLSGDDKIYTGTRKTSLYNINIHTGEIKSSFGNTDECPIPRSTLPPETAFNADDTIMIGKTTYELSIHSKSNSDVMWNVTYSQWVPNNIDNDLILQNQQSLDKIYFTPFHDRSLLAINKDIGTPIWISKLPGLPVSIFDVFSNSAKTNDYLLLPHPLKVLNDLQSNDINNQNMVFVNKTSSISTGSTKDHLNDQWVAMSFKNYPTLIKSAPISKYQEILNKYYAGININNNDKEYSVDYIENFQIVNNSNENIEHLISGIHRVFELSPENSYQPFERFHSPMDDIKRIGDGTGNDDKDEQSSAERTKNNGGVPDIIGGLKFPSRLSILTSEILLIEPSKDNQLEQQGNSHHNQDTSRFDNSNVTSSGIMRRIIEDLAVLIVLFVLLMTFGKSNNIVKKVLGQFTKQQHELDEEKQQSQSQQEKEIVVEAPMSLVSNNIPSATDNRPVDKKIKEIDEKTTDVIEVKQDNNDTLVVDTKTKSSSPEIETDPKNKKKSKKVVIVEPETDLDLESEPDQQTETDVATITESNDDKEETTPKKKRKRGSRGGRRGGARKNNKLKTNGDDDQEDQPQNEESVDEEIITTKSLIPPSSLPAVKSRKKLQIENNLVISDKILGYGSHGTVVFQGTFENRPVAVKRMLLDFYDIANHEVRLLQESDDHPNVVRYFCSQSSESEKFLYIALELCLCTLEDIIEKPQKMPHLSIPKRNDILYQLASGLHYLHSLKIVHRDIKPQNILVANIKRNGKQQNQINDSNESCCENNVRLLISDFGLCKKLENDQSSFRATTQNAASGTSGWRAPELLLNHDLWEISPDSISSIHSNSNSNGNSNNNGATSGKRLTKAIDIFSLGCVFYYILTGGYHPFGDRYLREGNIIKGEYDLTLLMEKCPNDRYESIDLISKIISHDPSQRPNTGKILKHPLFWSFSKRLEFLLKVSDRFEIEKRDPPSPLLLKLEEHAQAVHNGNWHKLLNDEEFMDNLGKYRKYSREKLMDLLRAIRNKYHHYNDMPESLQLKMAPLPDGFYKYFNDKFPKLLMEIYYVVEENFRNEHVFKEYY